Proteins encoded together in one Rossellomorea sp. y25 window:
- a CDS encoding proline dehydrogenase, with amino-acid sequence MEQAMRNFFLFLSKNKPMTKLAKKYGLRFGAGRFVAGSSILQAVEVIRELNSQNLVVTIDYLGEFVDNEREANEMALECVEAVRAIGRENLKSQLSLKMTSMGLDISEEVVMKNMRLILDEATKHNVFVTIDMEDYSRCGKTIDIFKRLKSEYDNIGTVIQAYLYRTEKDMDDLNAYSPNLRLVKGAYKESPEVAFPEKKDVDDNFKKIIKTHLLNGNYTAIATHDDEMIEYTKRLVEEYNIPRDQFEFQMLFGIRVERQHELVKEGYKMRVYVPYGTDWYGYFMRRLAERPANVAFVLKGVMKK; translated from the coding sequence ATGGAGCAAGCAATGCGTAATTTCTTTTTATTCCTTTCAAAAAATAAGCCGATGACAAAGCTCGCTAAGAAATATGGCCTGCGTTTTGGAGCCGGCCGATTCGTTGCAGGGTCTTCGATTCTGCAGGCAGTTGAGGTTATTCGCGAACTGAATAGTCAGAATCTTGTTGTAACGATCGACTATTTAGGAGAGTTTGTGGACAATGAGCGTGAAGCAAACGAAATGGCACTAGAATGTGTAGAGGCTGTTCGTGCAATCGGGAGAGAAAACCTGAAATCTCAGCTGTCCCTAAAGATGACATCAATGGGGCTGGATATTTCCGAAGAGGTTGTCATGAAGAATATGCGATTGATTCTTGATGAAGCAACCAAGCATAATGTATTCGTGACCATTGATATGGAGGACTACTCCCGTTGTGGGAAGACCATTGATATCTTCAAGCGGTTAAAGTCTGAGTATGATAACATCGGCACGGTTATACAAGCCTATTTATATAGAACAGAAAAGGATATGGATGATCTGAATGCGTATTCCCCCAATCTGCGTCTAGTAAAAGGGGCCTATAAAGAGTCACCTGAAGTTGCGTTTCCCGAAAAGAAGGATGTAGACGATAATTTCAAAAAAATTATTAAAACTCATCTATTAAACGGCAATTATACAGCCATTGCCACACACGATGATGAGATGATCGAATATACGAAAAGACTCGTGGAAGAGTACAATATCCCACGTGATCAATTCGAGTTTCAAATGCTGTTTGGTATCCGTGTGGAACGGCAGCATGAACTGGTCAAAGAAGGCTACAAAATGCGCGTATACGTTCCGTACGGTACTGACTGGTATGGATACTTTATGAGAAGACTGGCTGAAAG
- a CDS encoding spore coat protein: MNQQNQQKIQNPQTQVPATPQMNDRDFITDVLSHEKYMTASYCTALNEASHQALYQDLLTIFNETQNAQRELYNEMFRKGWYKLEAADSQKIQQSYQQHQQYSSQFPYGYGGQVQ, from the coding sequence ATGAATCAACAAAATCAGCAAAAAATCCAAAATCCCCAGACTCAAGTACCGGCTACACCACAGATGAATGATCGTGACTTCATCACCGATGTCCTGTCTCACGAGAAATATATGACGGCTTCTTATTGTACAGCTCTGAACGAAGCGAGTCATCAAGCACTATATCAAGACCTACTTACAATTTTTAATGAAACACAAAATGCTCAACGCGAGCTTTACAATGAAATGTTCCGCAAAGGCTGGTACAAGCTCGAGGCTGCCGACAGTCAAAAGATTCAACAATCGTATCAACAGCACCAGCAGTATTCTTCTCAATTTCCCTATGGGTATGGCGGTCAGGTTCAATAA
- a CDS encoding DUF2573 family protein encodes MMKEFPEQFDALIEKYTELLVGETDSDKKEMVTQYALYSFIAKNMPALVKHWNSLYPEGKDEMKRIVGEIKVMNEAHRAEMNRKKNEE; translated from the coding sequence ATAATGAAAGAATTTCCTGAACAATTTGATGCATTGATTGAAAAGTACACTGAGCTATTAGTAGGTGAGACCGATTCGGACAAGAAAGAAATGGTCACCCAGTACGCTCTTTATTCATTCATCGCGAAAAACATGCCTGCTCTCGTGAAGCATTGGAATTCTTTATATCCTGAGGGGAAAGATGAGATGAAACGGATTGTTGGAGAGATAAAAGTGATGAATGAAGCTCATCGCGCTGAAATGAATAGGAAAAAGAATGAAGAGTAA
- the fhuF gene encoding siderophore-iron reductase FhuF, with protein sequence MNALTQEQWETLKKYRFHKEWSPAFKGKEASSFLDEEGMKAYLSERVALIGTEDLKVAASLFMKRYAFVAAMGLMAMTYWNKKLNLKPENLILIDGDKNGLWMPQFYIKDASVTEFTSHKEKEAFIQSVFREHLDKVIQVLKKTTKLSNLILWENIAVYVFWIYENDAFLLSEGMRKQRDEQFRQLLLDEHSQWFGRYHRNPLARYYSSKVNVEGVTENVRVRKTCCFSYRLENGEQYRCKTCPQTCRVKRT encoded by the coding sequence ATGAATGCTCTCACCCAAGAACAGTGGGAGACCCTTAAGAAATATCGTTTTCATAAAGAGTGGTCACCTGCTTTTAAAGGGAAAGAAGCAAGCTCATTTTTAGATGAGGAAGGGATGAAGGCTTACCTTTCTGAAAGGGTTGCATTAATTGGAACAGAGGATCTCAAAGTAGCGGCTTCCTTATTCATGAAACGATATGCTTTCGTAGCGGCAATGGGCTTGATGGCGATGACATATTGGAATAAGAAATTAAACCTTAAACCGGAAAATCTTATTCTCATAGATGGAGACAAGAATGGTTTATGGATGCCCCAGTTTTATATAAAAGACGCATCCGTTACTGAATTTACTTCTCATAAGGAAAAAGAGGCATTTATTCAGTCGGTTTTTCGGGAGCATCTTGATAAAGTGATTCAGGTGTTAAAGAAAACGACGAAGCTATCTAATCTCATACTGTGGGAAAACATCGCCGTATATGTTTTCTGGATATACGAGAATGATGCCTTCCTTTTAAGTGAAGGAATGAGAAAGCAGAGGGATGAACAATTCCGTCAGTTGCTTTTGGATGAACACAGCCAATGGTTCGGTCGCTATCACAGAAATCCACTAGCCCGTTACTATAGTAGTAAAGTAAATGTAGAAGGTGTAACGGAAAACGTTCGTGTTCGCAAAACGTGCTGCTTCTCCTATAGACTGGAAAATGGAGAACAGTATCGCTGTAAAACATGTCCGCAAACCTGTCGAGTGAAAAGGACATAG
- a CDS encoding ABC transporter ATP-binding protein — translation MSDILQTKDLTLSYGERTIIDELNIDIPKGEISVFIGGNGCGKSTLLRSIARLLKPKQGSVLLDGEAISRLSTKEVARKMAILPQSPTAPEGLTVLQLVKQGRYPHQTWLKQWSHKDEEIVQDALKATKMEELQHRKVDELSGGQRQRAWIALTLAQDTDIILLDEPTTYLDMTHQIEILDLLFELNEKEQRTIVMVLHDLNLACRYAHNIVAIRDKQIYAQGKPEDVISCELVKNVFDMDCQVSRDPLFGTPLCIPFGKGRCILNAVGETG, via the coding sequence ATGAGTGACATTTTACAAACGAAGGATTTGACTCTATCTTACGGGGAACGAACGATTATTGATGAATTGAATATTGACATTCCAAAAGGGGAGATTTCGGTCTTTATCGGTGGAAATGGCTGCGGGAAATCCACTCTTCTTCGTTCCATTGCCAGATTGCTTAAGCCGAAACAAGGATCGGTTCTGTTAGATGGGGAAGCAATCTCTCGTTTATCAACGAAAGAAGTCGCTCGTAAAATGGCCATTCTCCCTCAATCGCCAACGGCTCCTGAGGGGTTGACCGTCCTGCAGCTGGTAAAGCAAGGTCGTTATCCTCACCAAACCTGGCTGAAGCAGTGGTCCCATAAGGATGAAGAAATTGTCCAGGATGCACTGAAGGCAACGAAGATGGAAGAGCTGCAGCACCGGAAAGTGGATGAACTTTCAGGGGGACAGAGACAGCGTGCCTGGATCGCCCTGACATTAGCGCAAGACACAGACATCATTTTGTTGGATGAACCGACTACCTATCTCGATATGACCCATCAAATTGAAATTCTTGATTTACTATTCGAACTCAACGAGAAAGAACAGCGAACAATTGTCATGGTACTGCACGATCTGAATTTAGCCTGTCGCTATGCTCATAATATTGTTGCCATCCGTGATAAGCAAATTTATGCCCAAGGGAAGCCTGAAGATGTGATTAGTTGTGAGCTGGTGAAGAATGTGTTTGATATGGATTGTCAGGTATCCCGAGATCCTTTGTTTGGAACCCCGCTATGCATCCCATTTGGTAAAGGCCGTTGCATTCTGAATGCCGTGGGTGAGACGGGATGA
- a CDS encoding iron ABC transporter permease, giving the protein MNRFIGKRWLQDRVSMLVDLSAMKKIMILGVITLLVLIMSTGIGDLKIAPWKVVSVFFGGGTSLEQLVVTSFRLPRIIIALLAGMALAVAGGILQGMIRNPLASPDIIGITGGAGAAVVAFLTVFSNDDNTLMVSIKWLPVAAFIGAAVIAFLVYFLAWRKGVSPVRLVLIGIGISALTQALTTLLMILGPIYRASQANIWITGTVNGSDWQDVWILLPWSLVFILLSFFITRQLNIQELGEEIATSVGGNVQRQRFLLLLMSTALVGGAVAFAGGIGFVGLMAPHMARRMVGSSFGALLPTAAFIGGILVMVADLIGRTLFLPLEVPAGVFTAAIGAPYFIYLLFKTRNS; this is encoded by the coding sequence ATGAATAGATTTATAGGAAAACGTTGGCTTCAGGACCGGGTTTCTATGCTCGTTGATTTATCAGCCATGAAAAAAATCATGATATTAGGGGTCATCACTTTACTCGTCCTGATAATGAGTACTGGAATAGGCGATTTGAAAATAGCACCTTGGAAGGTCGTTAGCGTCTTCTTTGGAGGCGGAACAAGTTTAGAACAGCTTGTTGTTACGTCTTTTCGACTTCCAAGGATTATCATTGCCCTGCTGGCCGGGATGGCATTGGCCGTGGCAGGGGGGATTTTACAGGGGATGATCCGAAACCCTTTGGCATCTCCCGACATTATCGGGATAACTGGAGGGGCAGGAGCAGCTGTCGTCGCTTTTCTGACCGTTTTCAGCAATGATGATAATACATTGATGGTCAGTATTAAATGGCTTCCTGTTGCTGCTTTTATAGGGGCGGCAGTCATTGCCTTTTTAGTTTATTTCTTGGCATGGAGAAAAGGTGTATCTCCTGTCAGGCTCGTGTTGATCGGAATCGGGATATCAGCTCTGACACAAGCATTGACAACACTTCTTATGATACTTGGCCCTATTTATAGAGCAAGCCAGGCAAACATTTGGATTACAGGTACCGTGAACGGGTCGGATTGGCAGGACGTATGGATTCTGCTTCCGTGGAGCCTGGTCTTTATCCTGTTAAGCTTCTTTATAACCCGTCAATTGAATATCCAGGAACTTGGGGAAGAAATTGCTACAAGTGTTGGAGGGAACGTTCAGCGACAACGCTTTTTGCTTCTATTGATGTCAACGGCTTTAGTAGGGGGGGCGGTTGCCTTTGCAGGAGGAATTGGCTTTGTAGGCTTGATGGCTCCTCATATGGCAAGAAGAATGGTTGGATCTTCTTTCGGTGCGTTACTTCCGACTGCTGCCTTTATCGGTGGAATCCTCGTGATGGTAGCAGATCTGATAGGCAGAACTCTATTCCTGCCGCTGGAAGTTCCAGCCGGAGTATTTACAGCAGCAATCGGAGCACCATATTTTATCTATCTTTTATTTAAAACAAGAAATTCTTAA
- a CDS encoding iron ABC transporter permease produces MKIQKQFILFIGTILFLVLCIGVSIVFGYTDTSWRVAFEAFINPDGSTEHIVLQTIRLPRALIAATVGASLAISGVLMQTLTKNPLASPGIFGINAGGAFMVVVAVTLFGVTNLQSFTWLAFLGAGLAAVGVYVISSVGNKGLTPMKLTLAGAAITAMFSSFTQGLLVLNEAALEQVLFWLAGSVQGRSLDILSGVFPYIVAGWILALMLAGKMNILAMGEDVAKGLGLKTALIKFIALLVVVLLAGGSVAVAGPIGFIGIVIPHLARKIIGVDHRWLIPYSGLLGAILLLAADIGARYIIMPQEVPVGVMTAIIGAPFFVYVARKGF; encoded by the coding sequence ATGAAAATTCAAAAACAATTTATTCTGTTTATAGGAACCATTCTATTTCTCGTATTGTGTATAGGAGTCAGCATTGTCTTCGGGTATACGGATACGTCATGGAGAGTAGCGTTTGAAGCGTTTATCAACCCGGATGGATCGACTGAGCATATTGTGCTCCAGACAATCCGCTTACCGCGGGCACTTATCGCTGCGACAGTAGGGGCATCCCTCGCAATTTCAGGAGTCCTGATGCAGACCTTGACGAAGAATCCGTTAGCATCTCCCGGTATTTTCGGGATCAATGCCGGTGGTGCCTTTATGGTGGTAGTGGCGGTTACGTTATTTGGGGTAACCAATCTTCAATCCTTTACGTGGCTGGCGTTTTTAGGGGCTGGTTTAGCCGCTGTCGGAGTGTATGTCATCAGCTCAGTCGGGAATAAAGGCTTGACTCCCATGAAGCTGACGTTAGCAGGAGCAGCCATCACTGCGATGTTTTCGTCATTCACACAAGGTTTGCTTGTACTGAATGAAGCAGCCTTAGAGCAGGTATTATTCTGGCTTGCAGGCTCTGTTCAAGGGAGAAGCCTTGATATTTTATCCGGAGTATTTCCTTATATTGTGGCAGGCTGGATCCTTGCGCTCATGTTAGCAGGTAAAATGAATATACTTGCCATGGGAGAAGATGTTGCCAAAGGGTTGGGCCTTAAAACAGCCTTGATTAAATTTATCGCATTACTTGTTGTCGTACTGCTGGCTGGAGGTTCTGTTGCCGTTGCCGGTCCAATAGGCTTTATCGGAATTGTCATCCCTCATCTTGCCAGGAAAATCATTGGTGTAGATCATCGCTGGTTAATCCCTTACTCAGGATTACTCGGAGCGATTTTACTATTAGCCGCTGACATTGGAGCCCGTTACATCATCATGCCCCAGGAGGTGCCGGTTGGTGTTATGACAGCCATTATTGGTGCACCATTCTTCGTGTACGTTGCAAGGAAGGGGTTTTAA